The nucleotide window CATCTTCCAGCTCCTGCGCCTGGAGCTCCACACCCCCGTGGTGGAGGGAGCCAACATGGATCCCCTCTTCGTCACCCCCGAGGAAGACCAGGAGCTCGTCGCCTCCCTGTTCCGTAAGCACCGCCTCCACAGCCTGCCGGTGGTGGACGACACGGGCAGGATCCTCGGCCAGATCACCGCCGACGACATCCTCGGCGTGATGGAGGAGGAGGCCACCGAGGACCTCTACCGGCTCGCCAACATCAACGAGGCCTCCGACCTAACCGAGCCCATAATCCGGGCTTTCCGGCGCCGGGCCTCCTGGCTGACCACTAACGCCGTCGCCGGCATCCTCTCGGCGACCATCGTCTCCTTCTTCAGCGGCAGCATCTCCGCCCTTCCGGCCCTGGCCGCCCTCATGCCCATCGTGGCCAACCTGGGGGGTATGGGCGGGGTCCAGACCGCCACCATCATCGTCCGCGCCATGGCCCTGGGCCACATGGAAGGGGCCTCCCCCGTCCGGGTGACCACCCGCCAGGCCACCGTGGGTCTGCTAATCGGCCTGTTTTTCTGCCTGATAGGGGCGGCGGTGGCCTACTCCACCCTGGGCAGCCCCGGCTTGGCCCTGGTCTTCGGCGTCTCCCTCGCCCTCATCCTGCTGCTCAGCGGCATCCTGGGCTCGGTTATCCCCATCACCCTGAAGCGGCTGGGCTTCGACCCGGCCCTCGTGTCCGGCGGCTTACTCACCACCCTCACCGACTCCATCGGCTTCTTGCTGTTCCTCGGCCTGGCCTCCTGGCTGCTGTTCTGAACCGCCCGGGAACGGTAGCCGGGCCCCCATTGGGTGCCGGCCCGTCCAGGGCGTTTCCAGGAACTTTCCCTTCCCTCTCCGGCATCTATGGTTGTCCCGATCGCGACACTACAGGATTCCCCTTTCCCCCGGCTTCGGAAATCAGGTATACAGGGGCGCCATGGCCTCACCTAAACGGAGCAGGAGACCAATCGGGAATGTCGCGCACCTTTCGTAAGGATTTTTCGGACACCCGTTCCTTATCCCGAAACCCTTCCGGGACGGGTTCCCAACCTTTCGCCTCCCCGGAGCCGAGCCCCCTGCGGCGCCTGTTCCGCTCCCCGAAGGCCCGGGCCCTGGGGCTAGGAGTGGCAACCGCGGTGGCCTCCGGCCTGTTTGGCATGCTTCCCGATTCCATGCAGGGAGGCTCCGGGCCCGGCCCGCAACAGATGACCCTGACCCCCGGCACCGGCCTGGGCCCGGGGTCCACCACCCTGCCCAACCCGCTCGCCTTTACCCGCGCGGGTGGATCCCAAGCGGAAACGGAGACCGCCTCCGCCGCGGAAGCAGACCCCGCCATCCAATGGGAGGCCTACGAGCTGCAAAAGGGGGAGACCCTGTCGCAGCTGGGGGAACGGGTCGGGCTGGGCGCCCGCACCTCCTGGGCCCTCGCCCGGGCGAGCCAGGACGTGTTCCCGGTCCGGCGCATGCGCTCCGGCCGGACCATCCGCGTGCACTACAACGATCAAGGCGACCCGGAGGAGATCCGCTATGGGATCGATTCCGGGAGGTACCTCGCCTGGCGGCGCCAGGAGGGGGGCGGGTACGAGGCCGTCATCGAGAAGTACCCGCGCACCGAGCGGATCCGCACCGCCCACGCCGAGATCGAGACGAGCCTGTTCGGCGCCGGAGCCCGGGCCGGGCTGCCCGAGGGCATCACCATGGAGCTTGCCCGCATCTATGGCTGGGACATCGACTTTGCCCACGACCTCCGCCAGGGGGACTGGTTCCGGGTGCTCTACAAGGAGTACTACCGGGACGGCGAGAAGGTGGGGAACGGCCCCATCCTCGCTGCGGAGTTCGTGACCCGCGGCGAATCCCACAAGGCCATCCGCTTCACCGATGCCGCGGGCAACAGCGACTACTACACCCCCGACGGGCGTTCGGTCCGCAAGGCCTTTCTCCGCAACCCGATGAAGGTCACCCGGATCACCAGCCGCTTCACCCGCAGCCGCGACCATCCCGTCTTGAACAAGCGCCGGGCGCACAAGGGGGTGGATTACGGGGCCCCCACGGGCACCCCCATCCGGGCCACCGGCGACGGCCGGGTGGTCTTCCGCGGCCGCAAGGGCGGCTACGGCAACGTGGTGATGCTTCGGCACGCCGGGCGCTACACCACGGTCTACGCCCACATGTCGCGCTTCGGAAAGTTCCGCAAAGGCCAGCGCATCAAGCAGGGACAGACGGTGGGCTACGTGGGGCAGAGCGGGCTGGCCACCGGGCCGCACCTGCACTACGAGTTCCGGGTGAACGGCAACCACCGCAACCCGCTCACCGTGAAACTTCCCGAGGCGGAGCCGCTCCCCGACGAGCACCGCACCGCCTTCAACCGGCAGCGGCACCACCTGACCGCCTGGCTGGAGGCCGTCGGCGGGGAGGGAACCCGGGTGGCCGCGACGGAGTAGCCGGCCCCCGGATTCCGGCGGCGGAGACGCGAAAAGGCCCGGCCTGAGGACTCAGGCCGGGCCTTTTTCGTGGGCTGCCGCCATGCGGCGGCGGGTTCGGCGCTACACCCCGAAGGAGGACCCACACCCGCAGGTGGTGCTGGCGTTGGGGTTGTTGATCATGAACTGGGCGCCTTCCAGGTCTTCCTTGTAATCGATGCTGGCACCCATCAGGTACTGGATGCTCATCATGTCGAGGAGGATGGTCACCCCGTCCTTCTCCACGACGGTGTCGGCCTCCTGGCGGTTCTCGTCGAAGGTGAACCCGTACTGGAAGCCCGAGCAGCCCCCGCCGGAAACGAACACCCGCAACATGAGGTCCGGGTTGCCTTCCTGAGCGATCAGCTCCTTGAGCTTCTCCACGGCGCTATCGGTCAGTTCTATTGGGTCGGGGATCTGCTCGTTCTGCTCTTCCATGCCAACCGTGGCTTCGGCCATGGTCTGCTACCTCCGCGACAGGGATATTCCAAGGTACGTCCGGATCCCGGCTCCAACGGGCATCAGGCCAAGCTATGGGATCCGTCCGGGGATGTCAAAATGCGCAGGGCTCATCCGGACTCCGTCTTCGCCTGCTCAGTTGCGGCAGGCTCCTCCGCCCCGTTCTCCAGGAGCCCGGGCTTGTCCGTAATCTGTTTGGCCGATCCGGGGCCGCCGGTTTTGCCCTCCTTAGTGGAGGAGATATGGGTACAAGTTCCCGTGATCCCGGCGCCCTCCTCCATCTGGATCACCTCGTAGTACAGGTCCCCGTCCACGCTGGACTGGGCGTGGAGCTCCAGGCGCTCGCTGGCGTGCACATTGCCGAACACCCGGCCGTTGATTACCACGTTCGGGACCTTGACCTCGCCCCGGATCTCGGCCTGGTCGGAGATGACGAGCCGACTGCCGCTCCCGTCCGGGGCCGTTACGGTCCCCTCCAGGGTGCCGTCGATCCTCAGGCCCCCTTCGAAGGTGATATCCCCCTTGATGGTGGTCCCCGCACCGATCATGGTCTCAAGGGTCCCCCCGGTATTCACCTTACGTTTCTTGTGAATCATCGCCGTCTTCCTTCTCCTTGACCTGGACCAGCCGGTCCCAGTCGTGGGCCTGGCTGAGGAGCTCTCCCAGGCTGTTGCGGTCGTAGAGCTGCACCGTGGCCCGGATGGGCTGAGCCTTCTCCGGAAGCTGGATGCGGCCCCGAAAATTCTGAAAATAGCGGAACTCGGCGTCCATTCCCCGCTTGCGGTGCTCGGCCCCCTCGGGGAAAAACCGGGTCTCCTCCTCGCCGTCTCCGTTCAGGAAGGTGACCACCACTCGGGCGTATCCCCGCACCGGCTCCTTCTTGCCGATCCCCTGGATCAGCCGGAACGAGTAGCCGTAGCTCCGCCCGGGACCGTCCACCCGGTGCACGCGGAAATCCCGGACGCTGGTGTCACGGTGGGCCTTGTCGGGATCCAGGATGCTCCGATAGAACGCCACCTGGTCCTGGAGGTTGTTGTTGCGGGTCTCCAGACCATTCAGCACCTGGCGCAGCTTCTCCAGCTGCCCCGACTGCCGCGCCTTGTCCGATTCGAACTGGGCGGCCCGGCTCCGCAG belongs to Thiohalorhabdus denitrificans and includes:
- the mgtE gene encoding magnesium transporter, translating into MSQNLPAPSSSTDPVDRIREALDEGDLTTVEAILKDLHPADQVKVLSQLGDEERDRCLDLYEAPEIGPLISESFGRLREHLLDHFPPDVLAEVVQELDSDEAADLLQDLEDHAADRVLAGLSFEDRAEVEPLLSYPEDTAGGRMQREVFVVPAKARTRKVLAELRKVGRDLEELQDIYLVDNRGVLAGVISIFQLLRLELHTPVVEGANMDPLFVTPEEDQELVASLFRKHRLHSLPVVDDTGRILGQITADDILGVMEEEATEDLYRLANINEASDLTEPIIRAFRRRASWLTTNAVAGILSATIVSFFSGSISALPALAALMPIVANLGGMGGVQTATIIVRAMALGHMEGASPVRVTTRQATVGLLIGLFFCLIGAAVAYSTLGSPGLALVFGVSLALILLLSGILGSVIPITLKRLGFDPALVSGGLLTTLTDSIGFLLFLGLASWLLF
- a CDS encoding peptidoglycan DD-metalloendopeptidase family protein; its protein translation is MATAVASGLFGMLPDSMQGGSGPGPQQMTLTPGTGLGPGSTTLPNPLAFTRAGGSQAETETASAAEADPAIQWEAYELQKGETLSQLGERVGLGARTSWALARASQDVFPVRRMRSGRTIRVHYNDQGDPEEIRYGIDSGRYLAWRRQEGGGYEAVIEKYPRTERIRTAHAEIETSLFGAGARAGLPEGITMELARIYGWDIDFAHDLRQGDWFRVLYKEYYRDGEKVGNGPILAAEFVTRGESHKAIRFTDAAGNSDYYTPDGRSVRKAFLRNPMKVTRITSRFTRSRDHPVLNKRRAHKGVDYGAPTGTPIRATGDGRVVFRGRKGGYGNVVMLRHAGRYTTVYAHMSRFGKFRKGQRIKQGQTVGYVGQSGLATGPHLHYEFRVNGNHRNPLTVKLPEAEPLPDEHRTAFNRQRHHLTAWLEAVGGEGTRVAATE
- the erpA gene encoding iron-sulfur cluster insertion protein ErpA, coding for MAEATVGMEEQNEQIPDPIELTDSAVEKLKELIAQEGNPDLMLRVFVSGGGCSGFQYGFTFDENRQEADTVVEKDGVTILLDMMSIQYLMGASIDYKEDLEGAQFMINNPNASTTCGCGSSFGV
- a CDS encoding bactofilin family protein, which encodes MIHKKRKVNTGGTLETMIGAGTTIKGDITFEGGLRIDGTLEGTVTAPDGSGSRLVISDQAEIRGEVKVPNVVINGRVFGNVHASERLELHAQSSVDGDLYYEVIQMEEGAGITGTCTHISSTKEGKTGGPGSAKQITDKPGLLENGAEEPAATEQAKTESG
- a CDS encoding DUF6776 family protein, giving the protein MDQRYASLVLLLHPNRGRPRTLYIRRVVFFALVALLVLGLPGSLWGAFQLGMIWRAHSTDRLEARVESLEHQKGNMEDTIRELRSRAAQFESDKARQSGQLEKLRQVLNGLETRNNNLQDQVAFYRSILDPDKAHRDTSVRDFRVHRVDGPGRSYGYSFRLIQGIGKKEPVRGYARVVVTFLNGDGEEETRFFPEGAEHRKRGMDAEFRYFQNFRGRIQLPEKAQPIRATVQLYDRNSLGELLSQAHDWDRLVQVKEKEDGDDSQET